The Sinorhizobium meliloti genome includes a window with the following:
- a CDS encoding adenylate/guanylate cyclase domain-containing protein, with translation MERRLAAVLIADVVGYSRMSEIDEARTRLLFHSDLRELFEPRTAQHHGRLVKTMGDGVLVEFHSVVDALHCAVELQQEKARRNAALPPEQRMVFRIGVNLGDIIVEGDDIHGDGVNIADRMQVLAEPGGIAISGTTYDHVKSKLAIGYRALGEQKVKSISEPIRVYRVVLDPVTEGKISGARRDRQSGAVHVAAIGIATLLFAGLTWWQPWQPGGDASVVSSDTRPSLVVLPFDNLSTDTEQGYLADGLTEDLTTELARIPGLFVISRNAAFTFKDKPRLPSDVSTQLGVRYILEGSLRRTGGQMRINANSSTP, from the coding sequence ATGGAGCGCCGTCTAGCAGCAGTGCTGATTGCGGATGTCGTCGGTTACAGCCGGATGAGCGAGATCGATGAAGCGAGAACGCGTCTTCTCTTCCACAGCGACCTGCGCGAACTCTTCGAACCGAGAACCGCCCAGCATCACGGCCGGCTTGTGAAGACAATGGGAGACGGCGTCCTTGTCGAGTTCCACAGCGTGGTGGACGCCCTGCACTGCGCGGTGGAACTGCAGCAGGAGAAAGCTCGGCGCAACGCGGCCTTGCCGCCCGAACAGCGAATGGTTTTCCGCATCGGCGTCAATTTAGGCGACATCATCGTCGAAGGCGACGACATTCACGGCGACGGTGTCAACATAGCTGACCGCATGCAGGTGCTGGCGGAACCCGGCGGCATCGCGATATCCGGAACCACATACGACCACGTCAAATCCAAGCTCGCCATCGGCTACCGTGCGCTGGGCGAGCAGAAGGTCAAGAGCATCTCGGAGCCCATCCGGGTCTATCGCGTGGTGCTCGATCCGGTGACAGAGGGCAAAATCAGCGGAGCAAGGAGAGACCGGCAATCCGGAGCTGTTCATGTAGCCGCCATAGGGATCGCCACCCTTTTATTTGCGGGACTAACATGGTGGCAGCCATGGCAGCCGGGGGGCGATGCCTCCGTTGTTAGCTCTGATACCCGCCCCTCGCTTGTCGTGTTGCCCTTTGACAACCTGAGCACCGACACAGAACAGGGCTATCTGGCCGACGGACTCACCGAGGATTTGACAACGGAACTGGCACGCATTCCCGGGCTGTTCGTGATCTCACGCAATGCCGCATTCACCTTCAAAGACAAGCCCCGCCTGCCATCAGACGTTTCGACACAATTGGGCGTTCGCTACATCCTGGAAGGCAGCCTGCGTCGCACCGGGGGCCAAATGCGCATCAATGCAAACTCATCGACTCCATGA
- a CDS encoding SDR family NAD(P)-dependent oxidoreductase produces the protein MTHRTALITGGSSGIGAVYAERLARRGHYLILVARDFDRLKSLANRLSGRSRHGRHSSGRRPHERGRPNLPHKEHTRCQVAQGTPLPKPADNKEVRTAGADLRPPLDRRSPSPHRKGCLPRRACLASRSMNMPRALQRVGREDQSR, from the coding sequence ATGACACATCGAACAGCACTTATTACCGGAGGCTCCTCGGGCATCGGCGCGGTTTACGCCGAACGTCTGGCGCGCCGGGGTCACTATCTTATCCTCGTCGCCCGCGACTTCGACCGTCTGAAATCGCTTGCCAACCGTCTGTCCGGGCGATCACGGCATGGTCGTCACTCCTCCGGCCGCAGACCTCACGAGCGCGGCCGCCCTAACCTGCCCCACAAAGAGCATACGAGATGTCAGGTTGCCCAAGGGACTCCGCTGCCCAAACCGGCAGATAACAAGGAGGTCCGCACCGCAGGAGCGGACCTCCGCCCCCCACTAGATCGTCGGTCGCCGTCGCCTCACCGCAAAGGATGCCTGCCGCGGCGCGCGTGCTTAGCTTCACGATCCATGAACATGCCTCGCGCGCTGCAACGTGTCGGGCGCGAGGATCAATCGAGGTGA
- a CDS encoding adenylate/guanylate cyclase domain-containing protein, translated as MCPVHETTTHPLKRKLVAILAADVVGYSKLVGDDEEGTLTLFHQYAEIVSELVSSHGGRVFNTAGDALMAEFSSPVEAVRASLAIQREIERQNESIAKHRRIHFRIGIHTGDVVVEHDNLEGDGVNIAARLQSLADTGGILISGDVHHHVLGKLDAAFESLGRKRLKNISAPVPVYRVLPKPRSSLRQLLRRADEHRTLAVVTAAVVAIVTAISLTSSPSAIWNTIASRIEGLPKEPSIAVLPLRALGDDSQEEYLSDGLTTDITGELSRFKNLFVIASNSSFPYKDKPIDVQSVGRELGVRYLLQGTLQRDGARVRISAQLVDAPSRRQIWSDRYDGRGNDIFAIQDDIIETVVARLAVQVNVAERERIMQNPTDSAEAYDHYLRGRQQFDLYSREGNARAKEEFSRAIELDPKFARAYSWAGYAHLEDYKQGWADSPDTAVRFATQAVKMAPDDYYTHWTLASVYMELKDMVGARREYDRAYELNGNDPDLLAERADMLSFQGDPASAITDIERAKRLNPSFPEWYQWSLALAHFQDRNYDETIRLLTAMSDLPNEAYLMLAMSQARVGHSPSHAAIMRDLRAKEYAASTPHRLFSCGDLRLIDGPSNELTEEYLTSSL; from the coding sequence ATGTGTCCGGTTCATGAGACAACGACGCATCCCCTGAAGCGTAAACTCGTAGCGATCCTTGCGGCGGACGTTGTGGGATATAGCAAACTTGTGGGAGACGACGAGGAGGGTACGCTTACTCTCTTTCACCAATACGCCGAGATTGTCTCTGAATTGGTCTCATCGCACGGCGGCCGGGTTTTCAATACAGCAGGTGACGCTTTGATGGCCGAGTTCTCGAGTCCCGTCGAGGCAGTCAGAGCTTCGCTGGCGATCCAGCGGGAAATAGAACGGCAGAATGAAAGCATCGCCAAACACCGCCGGATACACTTCCGGATAGGAATTCACACCGGCGATGTCGTGGTGGAACACGACAACCTGGAAGGGGACGGTGTAAACATCGCCGCGCGTCTTCAAAGCCTGGCAGATACGGGCGGGATACTGATCTCGGGTGACGTCCACCATCACGTTCTCGGAAAACTCGATGCCGCCTTCGAAAGCTTAGGCAGGAAGAGGTTGAAAAACATCTCCGCGCCAGTGCCGGTCTACCGCGTGCTGCCAAAGCCCCGGTCGTCGCTGCGTCAATTGCTTCGTCGAGCCGATGAGCACCGGACGTTGGCTGTCGTCACGGCGGCAGTCGTCGCGATCGTAACGGCCATCAGTTTAACCTCCTCCCCGAGCGCTATCTGGAACACCATAGCCAGTAGGATCGAGGGGCTTCCGAAGGAACCTTCGATTGCTGTTTTACCCCTGAGGGCGCTGGGCGACGATTCGCAGGAGGAATACCTGAGCGATGGCCTCACCACGGACATAACCGGAGAGTTGTCGCGCTTCAAAAACCTGTTTGTGATCGCGAGTAATTCCAGCTTTCCGTATAAGGACAAGCCGATCGACGTGCAATCTGTCGGACGGGAGCTGGGAGTCCGATATCTTCTTCAGGGAACCTTACAAAGGGATGGTGCTCGTGTCCGGATCAGCGCGCAGCTGGTCGACGCGCCGAGTCGTCGGCAAATTTGGTCTGATCGATATGACGGTCGGGGCAACGACATCTTTGCGATCCAGGACGACATCATAGAGACTGTCGTGGCTAGGCTCGCCGTCCAAGTCAACGTCGCAGAAAGGGAGCGTATCATGCAGAACCCGACCGACAGTGCCGAGGCTTACGATCATTACCTGAGAGGACGCCAGCAGTTTGACTTGTACTCCCGGGAAGGCAACGCCAGGGCAAAGGAGGAGTTCTCAAGGGCCATCGAGTTGGACCCGAAATTTGCTCGCGCCTATTCATGGGCGGGTTACGCCCATCTCGAAGACTACAAGCAAGGATGGGCCGACAGCCCGGACACGGCGGTCAGATTTGCAACCCAGGCCGTCAAAATGGCTCCGGATGACTACTACACACATTGGACGCTTGCGTCCGTCTACATGGAATTGAAGGATATGGTCGGCGCGCGCAGGGAGTACGACCGAGCTTACGAGCTGAATGGTAACGATCCTGACCTGCTGGCCGAGAGGGCGGACATGCTGAGCTTCCAAGGCGATCCTGCCAGCGCCATTACCGATATTGAAAGGGCCAAACGCCTGAATCCGAGTTTTCCGGAGTGGTACCAGTGGTCGCTTGCCTTGGCTCATTTCCAAGACAGGAACTATGATGAGACAATCAGGCTGCTAACCGCGATGTCTGATCTGCCCAATGAGGCTTATTTGATGCTGGCCATGAGCCAGGCAAGAGTGGGACACTCCCCCTCACATGCCGCAATCATGAGGGATTTGCGCGCTAAGGAGTATGCGGCGTCCACGCCCCATCGATTATTCAGTTGCGGCGATCTGAGGTTGATCGACGGGCCGTCAAATGAGCTCACCGAAGAGTATCTGACGAGCTCATTGTGA
- a CDS encoding recombinase family protein, with product MNAFSPLPPALLKRKAVVYVRQSSQSQVMQNLESQRRQYDLVDAARQHGFRRVEVIDDDLGLSASGAVARPGFERLVAWLCAGDVGAVLCFDASRLARNGRDWHHLLELCGLVDARVIDQDGVYNPCSPNDRLLLGMKGTISEFELGIIRARMLDAARAKARRGELRISVPIGYIWYRDAGLGFDPDLRVQEAVRLIFSRFRELRSGRQVLLSLTEDKLCFPRPTDGRNTTTFDWTPIRYRNVISVLKNPFYAGVYAYGKSEKRTEIIDGRARKTYGHGKPKEEWEVFLKDHHDGYIEWDEYERNQALLAANAYGQKGGAKSGRGGRALLSGLLSCGRCGRRLCVAYTGKTPRPVYRCERPNLMLGLNRCLGFGGPRIDKAVAAELLRVVQPMAIEAAMQAEHMQSEARAERRRAAELDLQKAQYEAALAERRYAACDPDNRLIAATLEKNWEVALKRLEACKTRLDAEQLPDTPAKLPDLDGLAEDLQAAWNAPGVSTRARQRLARALIKDIIADVDEEARDVVLTIHWQGGQHSQLRVRKPKTGEHGCNTSEDALEVMRSMAGRWSDSDIAATLNRMGIRTGFGHTWTAHRVSSIRRVNDIHAYFSAEKSGKWLTMTEAATKLGVTNHVIRNLIKAKILPAEQVVPRAPYQIKAVDIEREDIIEAINNRRRKRPYRDPRQIALPINSIT from the coding sequence ATGAACGCGTTTAGCCCTCTGCCGCCAGCGCTTCTGAAGCGTAAAGCCGTCGTCTATGTGCGACAATCGAGCCAAAGCCAGGTCATGCAAAATCTCGAGAGCCAACGGCGCCAATACGATCTTGTGGATGCTGCGCGCCAGCACGGTTTCCGACGGGTCGAGGTGATTGATGATGACCTCGGATTGTCGGCGAGCGGCGCGGTCGCCCGTCCGGGGTTCGAACGTCTTGTCGCCTGGCTCTGCGCCGGAGACGTCGGCGCCGTTTTGTGTTTCGATGCTTCGCGTCTCGCCCGAAACGGGCGTGACTGGCATCATTTGCTCGAACTTTGCGGCCTCGTGGACGCCCGCGTCATCGACCAGGACGGCGTCTATAATCCGTGCTCTCCTAATGATCGTTTGCTTTTGGGCATGAAGGGCACGATCAGCGAGTTCGAGCTTGGCATTATTCGCGCGCGCATGCTCGACGCTGCGCGTGCCAAGGCCAGACGCGGAGAGCTGCGCATCAGCGTTCCTATCGGTTATATCTGGTACCGCGATGCGGGCCTTGGTTTCGATCCGGATCTGCGCGTGCAGGAAGCCGTCCGTCTGATCTTCAGCCGGTTTCGAGAGCTGAGAAGCGGTCGCCAGGTACTGTTGTCGCTGACGGAAGACAAGCTTTGCTTCCCACGTCCGACGGACGGACGCAACACGACGACTTTCGACTGGACACCGATCCGATATCGCAATGTCATCTCGGTGCTAAAGAATCCGTTTTACGCTGGCGTTTATGCTTACGGCAAAAGCGAGAAGCGCACCGAGATTATCGATGGCCGCGCCCGCAAGACCTATGGCCATGGCAAACCGAAGGAGGAGTGGGAAGTTTTTCTCAAAGATCACCACGACGGTTATATCGAATGGGACGAATATGAACGCAACCAGGCGCTGCTCGCCGCCAACGCCTATGGGCAAAAGGGCGGTGCAAAATCGGGCCGCGGTGGGCGTGCGCTGCTTTCTGGGCTCCTTTCCTGCGGTCGTTGCGGGCGGCGCCTGTGCGTCGCCTATACCGGCAAAACGCCACGTCCGGTTTACCGCTGCGAACGCCCCAATTTGATGTTAGGACTCAATCGATGTCTTGGCTTCGGCGGCCCGCGAATTGACAAAGCGGTTGCCGCGGAGCTTCTGCGCGTAGTCCAGCCGATGGCGATAGAGGCGGCGATGCAAGCTGAACACATGCAGTCTGAGGCGCGAGCTGAACGCCGCCGCGCCGCTGAACTCGACCTGCAGAAGGCGCAATATGAAGCTGCGCTCGCAGAACGACGCTACGCCGCCTGCGATCCCGACAATCGCCTGATCGCGGCAACGCTGGAGAAGAACTGGGAGGTCGCTTTAAAACGCCTGGAGGCCTGCAAGACACGCCTTGACGCCGAACAGCTCCCGGATACCCCGGCAAAGCTGCCTGATTTAGATGGCTTGGCGGAAGATCTGCAGGCCGCCTGGAATGCGCCGGGCGTCAGCACGCGGGCGCGGCAGCGCCTCGCGCGGGCGCTGATCAAGGACATCATCGCTGATGTCGACGAAGAAGCGCGCGACGTCGTCCTGACAATCCATTGGCAGGGTGGTCAGCACTCGCAACTGCGCGTCAGAAAGCCCAAGACCGGCGAACATGGTTGCAATACGTCCGAAGACGCTCTTGAGGTCATGCGTTCCATGGCTGGAAGATGGAGCGACAGCGATATCGCAGCCACTCTCAATCGCATGGGCATACGCACAGGCTTTGGCCACACCTGGACGGCTCACCGCGTCTCTTCGATCCGCCGTGTCAACGATATTCACGCATACTTTTCTGCCGAAAAGAGCGGCAAATGGCTGACGATGACGGAGGCGGCCACCAAACTCGGCGTGACAAACCACGTCATCCGCAACCTGATCAAGGCAAAAATCCTGCCGGCCGAACAAGTCGTGCCCAGAGCGCCTTATCAGATTAAAGCCGTTGATATCGAACGCGAAGATATCATTGAAGCGATTAACAATAGACGACGGAAACGCCCATATCGCGACCCTCGGCAAATCGCCCTTCCAATAAATTCAATTACTTAG
- the tnpB gene encoding IS66 family insertion sequence element accessory protein TnpB (TnpB, as the term is used for proteins encoded by IS66 family insertion elements, is considered an accessory protein, since TnpC, encoded by a neighboring gene, is a DDE family transposase.), producing MIVAGQRLPILVATRPVDFRCGHQALALMMQTELKLDPHSGVTVIFRSKRGDRLKILVWDGTGMVLTYKILEHGSFAWPKVQDGTMRLSRGQYEALFEGLDWRRVMAQRVTAPSAAG from the coding sequence ATGATCGTCGCGGGCCAACGACTGCCGATCCTGGTTGCAACGCGGCCGGTGGACTTCCGCTGTGGGCATCAGGCGCTGGCTCTGATGATGCAGACCGAGTTGAAGCTCGACCCGCATTCCGGGGTGACGGTGATCTTCCGGTCGAAGCGCGGTGATCGTCTGAAAATCCTGGTATGGGATGGCACCGGCATGGTGCTAACCTACAAAATTCTTGAACATGGAAGCTTTGCCTGGCCCAAGGTGCAGGATGGGACGATGCGTCTTTCCAGGGGGCAATACGAAGCTTTGTTCGAAGGTCTTGATTGGCGACGGGTCATGGCGCAACGGGTGACCGCGCCGTCGGCGGCAGGGTAA
- the tnpA gene encoding IS66-like element accessory protein TnpA, translating into MADDGFVGRYEVVEPRRGNRRWPDDVKARIVAESLEPGVRVVDVARRHDVVPHQLSFWRRQAREGILALPFESMPGLSESGDAEPAFVPLAIAAEPSEAVNVLAPLKLREAVSSVLTLTIGPDVVMRVPGDVSVERVAALVRAIRGTA; encoded by the coding sequence ATGGCAGATGATGGATTTGTTGGGCGCTACGAAGTTGTCGAGCCGCGCCGCGGAAACCGGCGTTGGCCCGATGATGTGAAGGCGCGGATTGTCGCGGAGAGCCTTGAGCCGGGTGTTCGAGTTGTTGATGTCGCGCGCCGTCATGACGTTGTTCCGCACCAGCTTTCCTTCTGGCGTCGGCAAGCGCGCGAGGGCATTTTGGCGCTGCCTTTTGAGTCTATGCCGGGCCTATCGGAGAGCGGCGATGCCGAGCCTGCATTTGTGCCTTTGGCGATTGCGGCAGAGCCGAGCGAGGCTGTGAATGTTTTGGCGCCGCTGAAACTGCGGGAGGCGGTTTCGTCAGTCTTGACGCTCACGATCGGCCCGGACGTTGTGATGCGGGTTCCCGGCGATGTATCGGTTGAACGTGTGGCGGCCCTGGTGCGCGCCATTCGAGGGACGGCATGA
- a CDS encoding adenylate/guanylate cyclase domain-containing protein — protein sequence MERKLCAILAADVVGYSALMERDEAGTFERLHTGRKELFEPEIARHHGKVFKLMGDGLLAEFGSVVDAVECAVSLQRGLTERNAAVPHDQRIRVRIGINLGEVIVEREDRYGEGVNVAARLQQLAEPGGICVSGKVAREVEKKLAFGFEPMGEQKVKNIIEPVQAFRIIIERQARRRPVIRFQRYWVGTGTAVLALLLVLAGAAWQFWPTATVSGKPSVAVLPFDNYGGDEATGRLADGLTEDIITDLARFPEFKVIARNSTETYKGKAIDVREIGKALDVGFVVEGSIAREADRVRVTAQLIDSKQGRHLWSQRWDRPDKEVFVIQAEIAEQIANRLGGGAGLVQESGRIAAHRKVPGNLNAYELYLLGTERLEQLDQANLEAALSLLTQAVQSDPGLARGWVELFHTHDLLAGLGIEPERNRALADAAAERALTLDPSDPEAHAVYGSSLGMRGDFARAEAEYEAALRMAPNAAEILIFYIGWASTFGKPERGADLVERAIQLDPNYPGWANRPFGLAYFMAGRYPEAVTMFERLGIERHNRWSWAAHAGALAAAERRTEAAALVARAMAAHPDLSIELIANEPGWSDAERRRFINTMRLAGFPACTKPEVLAKIEKPLRLPECASL from the coding sequence ATGGAACGCAAGCTTTGTGCTATCCTCGCCGCCGACGTCGTGGGCTATTCCGCCCTGATGGAGCGCGACGAGGCCGGGACATTCGAGCGTCTTCATACCGGACGCAAGGAGCTGTTTGAGCCCGAAATTGCCCGCCACCACGGCAAGGTTTTCAAGCTTATGGGCGACGGGCTGCTCGCCGAATTCGGCAGCGTCGTTGACGCCGTGGAATGCGCGGTCTCGCTACAGCGCGGGCTAACGGAGCGGAACGCCGCCGTTCCCCATGATCAGCGGATACGGGTCAGGATCGGCATCAATCTCGGCGAGGTGATTGTCGAGAGGGAAGACCGGTATGGCGAAGGCGTCAATGTCGCGGCCAGGCTTCAACAATTGGCGGAGCCGGGTGGCATCTGTGTCTCGGGAAAGGTAGCCCGGGAGGTCGAGAAGAAGCTGGCCTTCGGTTTCGAGCCAATGGGCGAACAGAAGGTGAAGAACATCATCGAACCAGTGCAAGCGTTCCGCATCATCATCGAACGGCAAGCCAGACGCCGACCGGTGATACGGTTTCAACGGTATTGGGTTGGGACAGGAACAGCGGTGCTAGCCCTTCTTCTTGTTTTGGCAGGCGCAGCCTGGCAGTTTTGGCCGACGGCCACGGTGAGCGGTAAGCCTTCTGTAGCGGTGTTGCCGTTCGACAACTATGGCGGCGACGAGGCAACCGGACGCCTCGCTGACGGCCTCACCGAAGACATCATCACCGATCTGGCGCGGTTTCCGGAATTTAAGGTCATCGCCCGAAACTCGACCGAGACTTACAAGGGAAAGGCGATAGATGTCCGCGAGATCGGCAAGGCGCTCGATGTCGGCTTTGTGGTTGAGGGCTCGATCGCGCGCGAAGCTGACCGCGTACGCGTCACTGCGCAGCTCATCGACTCGAAGCAAGGCCGCCACCTTTGGTCGCAGCGTTGGGATCGGCCGGACAAAGAGGTATTCGTCATTCAGGCCGAGATCGCCGAGCAGATCGCGAACCGTCTTGGAGGCGGCGCCGGGCTGGTCCAGGAGAGCGGCCGGATCGCGGCCCATCGCAAGGTGCCCGGCAATCTTAACGCCTATGAGCTCTATCTCCTCGGCACCGAAAGGCTGGAGCAGTTAGACCAGGCGAATCTCGAGGCGGCACTCTCGCTCCTCACTCAAGCGGTTCAGTCCGACCCCGGACTCGCCCGCGGCTGGGTCGAGCTCTTCCACACGCACGACCTGCTCGCCGGTCTCGGGATTGAGCCGGAGCGGAATCGGGCCCTGGCTGATGCGGCCGCGGAGCGCGCGCTTACGCTCGACCCAAGCGATCCGGAGGCGCACGCTGTCTACGGCAGCAGTCTCGGCATGCGTGGCGACTTCGCAAGGGCGGAGGCCGAGTATGAAGCGGCCCTGCGCATGGCGCCAAACGCCGCCGAAATCCTGATCTTTTATATCGGCTGGGCGTCTACCTTCGGGAAGCCCGAGCGCGGCGCCGATCTAGTCGAGCGGGCGATCCAGCTCGACCCGAACTACCCCGGCTGGGCCAACAGGCCCTTCGGCCTTGCCTATTTCATGGCCGGGCGCTACCCCGAGGCGGTAACGATGTTCGAACGGCTGGGGATCGAGCGGCACAACCGCTGGAGTTGGGCGGCGCACGCAGGGGCGCTGGCCGCAGCGGAGCGGCGGACGGAGGCGGCAGCGCTCGTCGCACGGGCGATGGCGGCGCATCCCGATCTCAGCATCGAGTTGATAG